The following are from one region of the Paenibacillus sabinae T27 genome:
- a CDS encoding LexA family protein → MRTINHTQENSGFYEIVGGNIRKYRNIGQFSLQALGDALGLTKKTVQRYETGEIKVDMDRLTEIASALNIELAALLEGTESMLGAEPRESELVSLPVAGKISFNNDDIQYREIKGYEATPKAWVKEGEYFYVQAKDDSMAAAGISPGDLLLIHRQDKVADGEIALVLVNGEPALRRVYNQGDHFILLSDNIKLSPIIREAGASYGTEIKIIGKILKSITDY, encoded by the coding sequence GTGAGAACAATAAACCATACACAAGAGAATTCCGGGTTCTATGAAATTGTCGGCGGGAATATCCGCAAATACCGAAATATTGGACAGTTCAGCCTGCAGGCACTTGGCGATGCACTCGGTTTGACGAAAAAGACGGTTCAACGGTATGAAACGGGAGAAATCAAAGTGGATATGGACAGGCTGACCGAGATCGCTTCGGCGCTGAACATTGAACTGGCCGCACTGCTGGAAGGAACGGAATCCATGCTGGGCGCAGAGCCGCGGGAATCCGAACTGGTTAGCCTGCCTGTTGCGGGAAAAATTTCTTTTAACAACGACGATATCCAGTACCGCGAAATAAAAGGCTATGAAGCCACACCCAAGGCTTGGGTGAAGGAAGGCGAATATTTTTATGTTCAGGCTAAAGACGACAGCATGGCCGCAGCCGGCATTTCCCCAGGCGATTTGCTGCTGATTCACAGACAGGACAAGGTGGCAGACGGCGAAATTGCCCTTGTGCTGGTGAACGGCGAACCGGCGCTTCGGCGGGTGTACAATCAGGGCGATCACTTTATTCTTTTATCCGATAACATCAAGCTTTCCCCCATTATACGCGAAGCCGGCGCGAGTTACGGAACCGAAATCAAAATTATCGGAAAAATCCTGAAGTCCATAACGGATTATTAA
- a CDS encoding GerMN domain-containing protein, with translation MINKKKIAGLSAACLLAFPLALSGCGLFGSEKSAAIDPPPSDVEAQMLQTSENTLDSGVFAPVADDGADSGAAGSDSGAGTADSAGAAANNAVNGGAAASSKGDGDSHAPRTTVFLQNDNGLLAPVALNLPAADKGGALKQSLEALVDQGAYAANLPEGFHGVLPQGTEVKSVTVDSKHLAVAEFGGNFGTYAPEDERKVLEALTWTLTGQDGIKGVQLWVDGKKLNEMPLKGTPLDRPLTRSLGINLSSHGPAQMNSSAVTVYFSASSPSGVQYYVPVTRFVTPGQDPLHAAVNELIKGPDSADGLETVMTPDTLLDSVEKGQNGVVTVSLNDDMFDDGSQVPAELLESVVLTVAQNSEDSMVQVRMNGKQTVTGTDNVDYGKPVSAPQYVNELPL, from the coding sequence ATGATAAACAAGAAAAAAATTGCCGGCCTTTCCGCCGCCTGCCTGCTGGCGTTCCCGCTGGCGCTGTCCGGCTGCGGGTTGTTCGGCTCGGAAAAATCGGCTGCCATTGACCCGCCGCCAAGCGATGTGGAGGCGCAAATGCTGCAGACGAGTGAAAACACGCTGGATAGCGGGGTCTTCGCGCCTGTGGCGGATGACGGCGCGGATAGCGGCGCTGCCGGCAGCGATTCGGGCGCGGGAACCGCCGATTCAGCAGGGGCTGCGGCGAATAACGCCGTAAACGGCGGCGCAGCGGCATCTTCCAAAGGAGACGGCGATTCTCATGCGCCGCGCACGACCGTATTTTTACAGAATGATAACGGGCTGCTTGCTCCAGTCGCTTTGAACCTTCCGGCAGCAGACAAAGGCGGAGCGTTGAAGCAATCGCTCGAAGCGCTGGTTGACCAGGGAGCCTACGCCGCGAACCTACCTGAAGGCTTTCATGGCGTCCTTCCTCAAGGCACAGAGGTTAAAAGCGTAACCGTGGACTCCAAGCATTTGGCCGTAGCCGAGTTCGGTGGCAATTTCGGCACATACGCTCCCGAAGACGAGCGGAAGGTTCTGGAGGCCCTTACCTGGACGCTGACCGGGCAGGATGGAATCAAGGGAGTGCAGCTGTGGGTTGACGGCAAGAAGCTGAACGAGATGCCGCTCAAGGGAACGCCGCTCGATCGTCCGCTGACCCGCAGTCTGGGCATCAATCTGTCGTCGCATGGACCTGCTCAGATGAATTCCAGCGCCGTCACGGTCTACTTCTCGGCTTCTTCGCCTAGCGGAGTGCAGTATTACGTACCCGTTACCCGGTTCGTGACGCCGGGACAGGACCCGCTTCATGCGGCAGTGAACGAACTGATCAAAGGTCCGGATTCCGCTGATGGTCTTGAGACCGTAATGACCCCCGATACGTTGCTGGATTCCGTGGAGAAAGGGCAGAACGGCGTAGTGACTGTGTCGCTGAACGATGATATGTTCGATGACGGCAGTCAGGTGCCCGCCGAGCTGCTGGAGTCTGTGGTGCTTACGGTTGCCCAGAATTCGGAGGACTCCATGGTACAGGTCCGCATGAACGGCAAACAGACGGTAACCGGCACAGACAATGTCGATTACGGCAAGCCGGTATCGGCTCCGCAGTATGTGAATGAGCTTCCGCTGTAA
- the rph gene encoding ribonuclease PH produces MRSNGRNDDGLRPLKITTQTNKYAEGSVLIEMGDTKVICTATVEEKVPPFLKGQGKGWVTAEYSMLPRATQSRNQREAARGKLSGRTMEIQRLIGRALRSVVNLQALGERSITLDCDVIQADGGTRTASITGSFVALAFAVNKIALQHRLSVFPITDYLAAISVGIVGDRPLLDLNYEEDSKAKVDMNVVMTGSGEFVELQGTGEERPFSRRELDHLLGLGEKGILELITAQKEALGPIALKIPAGQPGKEV; encoded by the coding sequence ATGAGATCAAACGGGCGAAACGACGATGGGCTCCGGCCGCTCAAGATAACGACCCAAACCAATAAATATGCCGAAGGCTCCGTACTCATTGAAATGGGAGACACCAAGGTGATTTGCACGGCGACCGTGGAGGAAAAAGTCCCTCCCTTTCTGAAAGGCCAGGGGAAAGGCTGGGTGACGGCGGAATATTCCATGCTTCCCCGGGCGACCCAGTCGCGCAACCAGCGCGAAGCCGCCCGAGGAAAGCTGAGCGGACGCACGATGGAGATCCAGCGTCTGATCGGACGGGCACTTCGCTCGGTGGTGAATTTGCAGGCTCTGGGCGAAAGGAGCATCACGCTCGACTGTGACGTTATCCAGGCGGACGGGGGAACGCGTACCGCGTCGATTACGGGCTCTTTTGTCGCGCTGGCGTTTGCCGTGAACAAAATTGCGCTGCAGCACCGTCTCAGCGTGTTTCCCATCACCGATTATCTGGCGGCGATTAGCGTCGGCATTGTGGGGGACCGCCCGCTGCTCGATCTGAATTATGAAGAGGATTCCAAGGCGAAGGTCGATATGAACGTTGTCATGACCGGAAGCGGCGAATTTGTTGAACTGCAGGGAACCGGGGAAGAACGCCCCTTCTCGCGGAGAGAGCTGGATCATCTGCTGGGTCTGGGTGAAAAAGGGATTCTCGAACTGATTACCGCCCAGAAGGAAGCGCTCGGACCGATTGCGCTCAAAATTCCCGCCGGCCAGCCCGGCAAGGAGGTTTAG
- a CDS encoding type II CAAX endopeptidase family protein: MNSRLSTGRKTNRNRISLFLFVTFGFTWACWLPLLANRQFAAHLPVLPGQFYLGSFGPLAGAAAAQLLPGGNGFSTWIKTLFSFSFPRKWLLIAAGLPLAYGGIAVLAHRLITGSFPDMSRFGLTSDLPAGLNVWETALVWILTFGIGEESGWRGFLLPELHRRRSLFASALIVAVVWMLWHLPAFWFNESYLGMGFGIIGWAISLTYGSAVLAWICAGSRWSIIPVILWHAIFDTITASDQAGQVMAMVCSMLVIVQGILLMRRLGRTPRLRA, from the coding sequence ATGAATTCCCGCTTGTCCACCGGCAGGAAGACGAACAGAAACAGAATCAGCCTGTTTCTGTTCGTCACCTTCGGCTTTACCTGGGCCTGCTGGCTCCCGCTGCTTGCGAACCGGCAATTCGCGGCCCATCTCCCCGTCCTGCCCGGTCAGTTCTACCTGGGATCGTTCGGTCCGCTAGCCGGAGCAGCAGCCGCACAGCTGCTGCCCGGCGGCAATGGATTCTCCACCTGGATCAAGACGCTGTTTTCCTTCTCCTTCCCCCGAAAATGGCTGCTGATCGCAGCCGGGCTTCCGCTGGCTTACGGGGGGATCGCCGTTTTGGCCCACCGCCTCATTACCGGAAGCTTTCCGGATATGTCCCGGTTCGGACTTACATCCGATCTCCCCGCTGGTCTCAACGTCTGGGAAACGGCGCTCGTCTGGATACTGACCTTCGGCATCGGCGAGGAGAGCGGCTGGCGCGGCTTTCTTTTGCCTGAGCTGCACCGCCGCCGCTCCTTATTCGCTTCCGCTCTGATCGTGGCGGTCGTCTGGATGCTCTGGCATCTGCCGGCATTCTGGTTTAATGAAAGCTACCTCGGCATGGGCTTTGGCATCATCGGCTGGGCAATCAGCCTGACCTACGGTTCCGCCGTCCTCGCCTGGATTTGCGCGGGTAGCCGGTGGAGCATTATTCCGGTCATTCTCTGGCACGCCATCTTCGATACGATTACAGCGAGTGATCAGGCCGGTCAGGTTATGGCCATGGTCTGCAGCATGCTGGTCATCGTCCAAGGGATACTCCTGATGAGAAGGCTGGGGCGAACTCCCAGACTCCGTGCATAA
- a CDS encoding phosphatidylglycerophosphatase A, translated as MADEKIPYSLNSKAVSQATRAWLHTRGVKIEEIAELVLLLQQKYYPSLTLEECIHNVEMVLTKREVQNAVLTGIQMDLLAEEGKLLPPLQDMIEHDESLYGVDEILAFSIVNVYGSIGFTNYGYIDKLKPGVLERLNDKGTGKVNTFLDDIVGAIAAAASSRIAHRKQAERERDLGLPHEPEDSEETSRRLHAEKLKTK; from the coding sequence ATGGCCGACGAAAAAATTCCATACAGTCTGAACAGCAAAGCCGTCTCGCAGGCAACGAGAGCCTGGCTTCACACACGCGGGGTAAAGATCGAGGAAATTGCCGAGCTTGTCTTGCTGCTTCAGCAAAAATATTATCCCTCTCTGACCTTGGAAGAGTGCATTCACAACGTCGAGATGGTGCTCACCAAGCGGGAAGTGCAGAACGCTGTTCTGACCGGCATCCAGATGGATCTGCTGGCAGAAGAGGGCAAGCTGTTACCGCCGCTGCAGGATATGATTGAGCATGACGAAAGTCTTTACGGCGTAGATGAAATATTGGCCTTTTCCATTGTGAATGTATACGGGAGCATTGGCTTTACCAATTACGGCTATATCGACAAGCTGAAGCCGGGTGTCCTGGAGCGGCTAAACGATAAGGGAACAGGGAAAGTGAATACCTTTCTTGACGATATTGTGGGAGCCATTGCAGCCGCGGCAAGCAGCCGGATCGCCCACCGGAAGCAGGCCGAACGGGAGAGGGACCTGGGGCTTCCGCATGAGCCGGAGGACAGCGAGGAGACGTCAAGACGCTTGCACGCGGAGAAGCTGAAGACGAAATAA
- a CDS encoding cupin domain-containing protein, with amino-acid sequence MIRREDIVTQKELSPFVELLGLERHVEGGWFKEIWKSSVQIPQDLLGKDYSGPRPAASTIYFLLHPGEESQWHAVLSDEHWLWHAGSPLVLSLGGSGEQPGEVEEIILGLDIAAGQQPQAVVPAGAWQAARPLGNEPVLVSCVVAPGFHYDDFRLIGKSEE; translated from the coding sequence ATGATAAGGAGAGAAGACATCGTGACGCAAAAAGAACTTTCGCCATTTGTGGAGCTGCTTGGCCTGGAGCGCCATGTCGAAGGCGGCTGGTTTAAGGAAATTTGGAAATCTTCCGTACAAATTCCCCAGGATCTTCTAGGAAAAGACTACTCCGGCCCACGCCCTGCGGCTTCCACTATTTATTTCCTGCTGCACCCGGGCGAGGAATCCCAGTGGCACGCTGTCCTGTCGGATGAGCACTGGCTGTGGCATGCGGGCAGTCCGCTTGTGTTAAGCCTCGGCGGCAGCGGAGAGCAGCCTGGCGAGGTGGAGGAAATTATACTGGGCCTCGATATTGCCGCAGGCCAGCAGCCGCAGGCGGTCGTACCGGCAGGCGCGTGGCAGGCCGCAAGACCGCTGGGCAACGAGCCGGTGCTTGTCTCCTGTGTAGTGGCTCCGGGCTTCCATTATGATGATTTCCGGCTGATCGGCAAGTCGGAGGAATAA
- a CDS encoding SPFH domain-containing protein: MELAVTGVVLIVVIAFIALTVKIVPQQRVGVVERLGKFHRLLTPGLNILIPIIDQVRVYHDLRIQQANVPPQTVITKDNVQVQIDTIIFYQVVGPEEATYGISDYVYGVRNISTATMRQIIGKLELDETLSGREKISTEIRLALDEATEKWGVRIERVEVIDIKPPADIQEAMDKQMKAERNKRAIVLEAEAAKQDMILRAEGDKQSKILKAEGDREARIHQAEGLRQAQELEALGQAKAIQAIAEAEKLRIELIRTAGLDEQVLAYRSFEALGEIAKGPANKVFLPSDVVGTLGSVGAIAEVFKAGKDK, from the coding sequence ATGGAATTGGCGGTTACCGGAGTTGTATTGATTGTTGTAATTGCATTTATCGCGCTGACGGTCAAAATCGTCCCGCAGCAGCGGGTCGGCGTTGTGGAACGGCTGGGGAAATTCCACCGGCTGCTGACGCCCGGTCTCAATATTCTGATTCCGATCATCGATCAGGTGCGCGTCTATCACGACCTGCGGATTCAGCAGGCGAATGTGCCTCCGCAGACGGTGATTACCAAGGACAATGTACAGGTGCAGATCGACACGATTATTTTCTACCAGGTCGTGGGCCCGGAAGAAGCGACTTACGGCATTTCGGATTATGTCTATGGTGTACGGAACATCAGCACGGCGACGATGCGGCAAATTATTGGCAAGCTGGAGCTTGACGAGACGCTGTCCGGACGGGAAAAAATCTCGACCGAAATCCGCCTCGCTCTTGATGAAGCAACGGAGAAATGGGGCGTGCGGATTGAGCGGGTCGAGGTAATCGATATCAAGCCGCCGGCCGACATCCAGGAAGCCATGGATAAACAAATGAAGGCGGAACGGAACAAGCGGGCCATCGTGCTGGAGGCGGAAGCGGCCAAGCAGGATATGATCCTGCGCGCGGAAGGCGACAAGCAGAGCAAAATCCTGAAGGCGGAAGGAGACCGGGAAGCGCGGATTCATCAAGCGGAGGGTCTGCGGCAGGCGCAGGAGCTGGAGGCGCTCGGCCAGGCCAAGGCCATTCAGGCGATCGCAGAGGCAGAGAAGCTGCGGATTGAGCTGATCCGAACCGCCGGGCTGGATGAGCAGGTGCTGGCTTATCGCTCTTTCGAAGCCCTGGGCGAAATCGCCAAGGGGCCGGCCAACAAGGTATTCCTGCCTAGCGACGTCGTCGGGACGCTTGGAAGTGTGGGCGCCATTGCCGAAGTGTTTAAGGCGGGCAAGGACAAATAA
- a CDS encoding XTP/dITP diphosphatase: MISGDGILVVATKNAGKVREFQHAFAPFGLTVKSMFDYPELPDVVEDGTTFAENALKKSRQIAEALGLPVLADDSGLCVDALDGRPGVYSARYAGEGATDKDNNLKLLDELERLKQGEDTGQPLLSTARFVCALSLYDPSTAAELTAEGAVEGWITSEPAGGGGFGYDPLFYLPDFEKTMAELTLDEKQSISHRGKALRLLTERLAGRPLGSEGQ; the protein is encoded by the coding sequence ATGATCTCCGGAGACGGTATTCTCGTTGTCGCAACGAAAAATGCCGGAAAGGTGCGTGAATTTCAGCATGCTTTTGCGCCGTTCGGCTTAACGGTCAAGAGCATGTTCGATTATCCTGAGCTTCCGGACGTGGTGGAGGATGGAACGACCTTTGCGGAGAATGCGCTGAAGAAATCCAGGCAAATCGCCGAAGCACTAGGTCTTCCTGTGCTGGCCGACGATTCCGGCCTCTGCGTGGATGCGCTTGACGGTCGTCCCGGCGTATACTCCGCCCGCTATGCGGGCGAAGGAGCCACGGACAAGGACAATAATCTCAAGCTGCTTGACGAGCTGGAGAGACTGAAGCAGGGTGAGGATACCGGACAGCCGCTGCTGAGCACGGCGAGGTTCGTCTGCGCCCTGTCCTTGTACGATCCCTCCACAGCTGCGGAGCTTACAGCCGAAGGAGCGGTGGAGGGCTGGATTACTTCCGAGCCGGCCGGAGGGGGAGGCTTCGGTTATGATCCCTTGTTCTATCTTCCGGATTTTGAGAAGACTATGGCCGAGCTTACGCTGGACGAGAAACAGTCGATCAGTCATAGGGGAAAGGCGCTTCGGCTTCTCACAGAGAGATTGGCCGGGCGACCGCTTGGCAGCGAAGGACAATAA
- a CDS encoding MBL fold metallo-hydrolase, which yields MSSGNSRREDGVRHRLWENGVIQVLVPMAPPLLQMNGYVLRDEDGGLTVVDPGPRSRESEKVWEEVLRELGASWKAVKQIVVTHHHPDHYGLAGWLQEHSGCRVWMSKRAHAEAELMWGPASVMESALPAFFARHGMPPQQTAELKEHQAGIWPAISPQPEVSHVESARSFAMGGREWLPVETGGHAAGHLSFFHPGSGQLLCGDAVLPQISPNVSLLPGSDPEPLRTFMDGLSRLRELPARTAFPGHREPFGYFADRIDRLLLHHEERLDAAESLLADGPRSGYEVCGELFRGRITGIHQLRFAMSEALAHLVELERRGRAFLEEKNGEIRFFRIDGC from the coding sequence ATGAGCAGCGGGAATAGCAGGAGGGAGGATGGCGTACGGCACAGGCTTTGGGAGAACGGCGTGATCCAGGTGCTTGTGCCAATGGCGCCGCCGCTGCTTCAGATGAACGGCTATGTGCTCAGGGATGAAGACGGCGGCCTGACCGTTGTCGATCCAGGACCCCGAAGCCGGGAATCGGAGAAGGTCTGGGAAGAGGTTCTTCGGGAGCTTGGAGCGTCATGGAAGGCTGTGAAGCAAATCGTTGTCACCCATCACCATCCGGACCATTACGGGCTCGCGGGGTGGCTGCAGGAGCACAGCGGCTGCCGGGTCTGGATGTCGAAGCGGGCGCACGCCGAGGCGGAGCTGATGTGGGGGCCGGCGTCCGTGATGGAGTCGGCGCTGCCAGCGTTTTTTGCCCGGCACGGCATGCCGCCGCAGCAGACGGCGGAGCTGAAGGAGCACCAGGCCGGAATATGGCCTGCGATTTCGCCGCAGCCGGAGGTGTCCCATGTGGAGTCGGCGCGGTCTTTTGCCATGGGCGGCCGGGAGTGGCTGCCGGTGGAGACCGGAGGTCATGCGGCCGGGCATTTGTCCTTTTTCCACCCGGGCAGCGGGCAGCTCCTCTGCGGGGATGCCGTGCTGCCGCAGATTTCCCCGAACGTCAGCCTGCTTCCGGGCAGCGACCCCGAGCCGCTGCGGACGTTCATGGACGGGCTGTCCAGGCTGAGGGAGCTGCCCGCAAGGACGGCGTTTCCGGGGCACCGGGAGCCGTTCGGGTATTTTGCGGACCGGATTGACCGGCTGCTGCTTCATCACGAGGAGCGGCTGGATGCGGCCGAGTCGCTGCTTGCGGATGGTCCGCGGAGCGGGTACGAGGTATGCGGAGAGCTGTTTCGCGGACGGATAACAGGGATTCATCAGCTGCGTTTTGCCATGAGCGAGGCGCTGGCTCACCTCGTTGAACTTGAACGCAGAGGGCGCGCCTTCTTGGAGGAAAAGAACGGGGAGATTCGTTTTTTTAGAATAGATGGCTGTTGA
- the asnB gene encoding asparagine synthase (glutamine-hydrolyzing), with product MCGITGFIQWRGDLTQHSQLLVKMTETMANRGPDASGTWISGPIAFGHRRLSVIDPENGAQPMIARHEDQVYALVYNGELYNAAELKNELKLRGHEFRTQCDTEVLLHAYIEWGPECAGKLNGIFAFAVWDGLREQVFFARDRLGVKPLFFSKADDTLIFGSEPKALLQHPKVRPVVGPEGLAEIFIVGPARTPGHGVYKDISELRPGHAMIYSREGLRSYAYWTLESSPHTDSPEETAAKVRELLKDTLERQLVSDVPVCSLLSGGLDSSALSALAVDYYKRTGQGQMDTYSVDYVDNDKYFKSHSFQPGADGPWIKRMVDELGTRHHYIQFDTDELVEALDNALFTRDLPGMTDVDSSLYLFCREIKKGATVAISGEAADEIFGGYPWFHREEMLSSGTFPWAVAPKMRAGLLSPEIREWIRPLEYLGDRYSDAVAETPKLEGETGKQAQMRVMSYLNITRFMPTLLDRKDRMSMGVGLEVRVPYCDHRLVQYVWNIPWEIKTVGGREKGILRKALEGILPDDVLYRKKSPYPKTHNPGYLNAVRQKALSILDDPSSPILPLINSAKIREIAASPESSSNLPWFGQLMSGPQLFAYLAQVDLWLRIYNISIE from the coding sequence ATGTGCGGAATAACCGGATTTATCCAGTGGCGCGGAGATCTGACCCAACATTCCCAGCTGCTGGTCAAAATGACTGAAACAATGGCGAACCGCGGTCCCGACGCATCGGGTACTTGGATTTCGGGCCCTATCGCATTCGGTCACCGCAGACTCAGCGTTATCGATCCCGAGAACGGCGCACAGCCCATGATCGCCCGCCATGAAGATCAAGTTTATGCCCTTGTCTACAACGGAGAGTTATATAACGCCGCCGAATTAAAAAATGAGCTGAAGCTCCGCGGGCATGAGTTCCGCACCCAATGCGACACCGAGGTGCTGCTGCATGCCTACATCGAGTGGGGGCCGGAATGCGCCGGGAAGCTGAACGGCATTTTCGCCTTTGCCGTCTGGGACGGTCTGCGTGAGCAGGTATTTTTCGCACGCGACCGGCTGGGCGTGAAACCGCTGTTCTTCAGCAAGGCCGACGATACCCTTATCTTCGGGTCGGAGCCGAAGGCGCTGCTTCAGCATCCCAAAGTCCGCCCGGTTGTTGGACCGGAAGGGCTTGCGGAGATTTTCATTGTTGGCCCGGCCCGGACGCCGGGGCATGGCGTGTACAAGGATATATCGGAGCTGCGTCCCGGTCATGCCATGATTTACAGCCGCGAGGGCCTGCGAAGCTATGCCTATTGGACGCTGGAAAGCTCCCCCCATACGGATAGCCCGGAAGAGACAGCCGCTAAGGTGCGAGAACTGCTGAAAGATACGCTGGAGCGGCAGCTGGTATCCGACGTGCCCGTCTGCTCCCTGTTATCCGGCGGTCTGGATTCGAGCGCGTTGTCTGCGCTTGCCGTCGACTATTATAAGCGGACCGGCCAAGGACAGATGGACACCTATTCCGTCGACTATGTCGACAACGACAAATATTTCAAGAGCCATTCCTTCCAGCCGGGAGCCGACGGTCCCTGGATTAAACGGATGGTCGATGAACTGGGAACAAGGCATCATTATATCCAGTTCGACACGGATGAGCTGGTAGAGGCGCTCGACAATGCGCTGTTCACCCGCGACCTGCCGGGCATGACGGATGTCGATTCGTCGCTGTATTTGTTCTGCCGGGAAATTAAAAAAGGCGCCACGGTGGCGATCTCCGGCGAAGCGGCCGATGAAATATTCGGCGGGTATCCCTGGTTTCACCGCGAAGAAATGCTGTCCTCGGGAACTTTCCCTTGGGCGGTCGCTCCCAAGATGCGGGCAGGTCTCCTCTCACCCGAGATCCGGGAATGGATTCGTCCGCTCGAATATTTGGGTGACCGATACAGCGACGCGGTAGCCGAGACGCCAAAGCTTGAGGGTGAAACCGGCAAGCAGGCGCAGATGCGGGTCATGTCCTACCTCAATATCACCCGGTTTATGCCGACTTTGCTGGATCGCAAGGACCGGATGAGCATGGGTGTAGGTCTTGAAGTGCGCGTCCCTTATTGCGACCACCGGCTCGTACAGTACGTCTGGAATATTCCCTGGGAAATTAAAACTGTAGGAGGGAGAGAAAAAGGAATCCTGCGCAAAGCGCTTGAAGGCATTCTGCCGGATGATGTGCTGTACCGCAAAAAAAGTCCGTACCCCAAAACGCATAATCCCGGCTATCTGAATGCCGTACGACAGAAAGCGCTGAGTATTCTGGATGACCCCTCTTCACCGATTCTGCCATTGATCAATTCCGCCAAAATCCGCGAAATTGCGGCATCGCCGGAGTCCTCCAGCAACCTGCCCTGGTTCGGCCAGTTAATGTCCGGTCCGCAGCTGTTCGCCTATCTGGCCCAGGTCGATCTCTGGCTGCGTATTTACAATATTTCCATCGAGTAA
- a CDS encoding aldo/keto reductase: protein MSQLNGPFTGGPTLRDGVTMPWLGLGVWKTKDGDEVIHAVKSAIEIGYRSIDTASAYKNEEGVGQAIQESGVPREELFITTKVFNSEQGYEQTLQAYESSRKKLGLDVIDLYLIHWPVKDKFRETWKALIHLQKEGYVKSIGVSNFQTHHLNSIIEDTGVVPVVNQVEFHPLLSQRELLKYCQDQNIQLEAWSPLLQGNLDIPLLQDLAQKYGKTPAQIVLRWDIQQGVITIPKSINADRIRENAGIFDFTLSDEDVLAIEGLNKNHRYGPDPDNFNF from the coding sequence ATGAGTCAGTTGAATGGACCGTTTACGGGAGGACCTACGCTGAGAGACGGCGTAACGATGCCGTGGCTGGGACTTGGAGTATGGAAGACCAAAGACGGCGATGAGGTTATCCACGCGGTCAAATCGGCGATCGAAATTGGTTACCGCAGCATCGATACGGCCTCGGCTTACAAGAATGAAGAGGGCGTAGGGCAAGCTATCCAAGAATCTGGAGTGCCCCGCGAGGAACTGTTCATCACCACGAAGGTGTTCAATAGTGAACAGGGTTATGAGCAGACCTTGCAGGCCTACGAGTCCAGCCGTAAGAAGCTCGGTCTGGATGTCATTGACTTGTATCTGATCCACTGGCCGGTTAAGGATAAGTTCCGCGAGACCTGGAAAGCACTCATTCATTTGCAAAAAGAGGGCTATGTCAAATCGATTGGCGTCAGCAACTTCCAGACTCATCATTTGAACAGCATTATCGAAGACACCGGTGTCGTCCCCGTGGTGAATCAAGTGGAATTCCATCCGCTGCTGAGCCAGCGTGAGCTGCTCAAATACTGCCAGGATCAGAATATTCAGCTCGAAGCGTGGAGCCCGCTGCTGCAGGGCAACCTGGATATTCCGCTGCTGCAGGATCTCGCGCAAAAATACGGAAAGACGCCTGCCCAAATCGTTCTCCGTTGGGATATCCAGCAGGGTGTCATTACGATTCCTAAATCCATTAATGCCGATCGCATCCGTGAGAATGCTGGTATTTTTGACTTTACGCTCAGCGATGAAGATGTCCTGGCCATCGAGGGATTGAACAAGAACCACCGCTACGGCCCCGACCCGGATAACTTCAATTTCTAA
- a CDS encoding NfeD family protein — protein sequence MVIWMIWFIAAGILLVAEMLTLTFYLLWLCIGAAAAGLVSLAAPDAVLVQVLAGSLVALGLTLFSKPVVSRFRASRGFKDIGTDIVGRQGIVVQPIEQGRYGQVKVGGDTWSAKSAQNLAADEKVRVIGRGSAIIEVERWEE from the coding sequence TTGGTTATTTGGATGATCTGGTTCATTGCCGCCGGCATACTGCTGGTCGCTGAAATGCTGACGCTCACTTTTTACCTGCTGTGGCTCTGCATCGGGGCCGCCGCCGCGGGCTTGGTGTCGCTTGCCGCGCCGGACGCTGTGCTGGTGCAGGTGCTGGCCGGCTCTTTGGTCGCGCTGGGACTAACCCTGTTCTCGAAACCCGTGGTGTCGCGGTTCCGAGCCTCACGGGGATTTAAGGACATCGGTACCGATATTGTCGGCAGGCAGGGGATCGTCGTTCAGCCTATTGAGCAGGGCCGCTACGGACAGGTCAAAGTCGGGGGCGACACCTGGAGCGCGAAGTCGGCGCAGAATTTGGCTGCGGATGAGAAGGTCAGAGTTATTGGCAGAGGTAGCGCTATTATTGAAGTAGAACGCTGGGAGGAATGA